AAGGAAGTTAAAGAAGTTTTAAAAACAGGAGTAGAAATTGCTATTGTAGTTGGTGGCGGTAATATTTTTAGAGGTGTAGCAGGTAGCGCTAAAGGAATGGATCGCGGAACTGCTGATTATATGGGGATGTTAGCTACTGTAATTAATTCTCTAGCTTTGCAAGATGCTTTAGAAAAGTTAGATATTGAGACTCGAGTTCAGACAGCCATTGCTATGAGACAGGTGGCAGAACCTTATATTAGACGAAAGGCCATGCGTCATTTAGAAAAAGGTAGAGTAGTGATTTTTGCAGCTGGAACTGGTAACCCATTTTTCTCTACAGACACAACTGCAGCTTTAAGAGCAGCAGAAATTTCTGCTGATGCTATTTTAATGGCTAAAAATGTTGATGGGGTTTATGATTCAGATCCGGTTAAAAATCCAGATGCTATTAAGTTTAAAGAGTTAAATTACATAGATGTAATTAATCGTGGGTTGGGAGTTATGGATTCTACAGCTGTCTCTTTATGTATGGATAATAAGATCCCTATAGTTGTATTTGGTCTTAAGGAAATGGAGAATATTAAGAAAGTGGTATTAGGTAAAGAGATTGGGACCTTTGTCCGATAGTTTTAATAAGGAGGAATAATAGTGATTCAACAAGTATTAAATAAGACTAGAAAAAAGATGGATCAGGTAATTGATGCGACTAAGAAGGATTTTGCTACAATTAGAACTGGAAGAGCTAAGCCTTCTCTAGTTGAAGGGATTACTGTTGATTATTATGGGACACAAACGCCGATTAATCAGATGGCTAAAGTTTCTGCTCCAGAACCAAGACAGTTGCTGGTCCGGCCTTGGGATACTAATAGTTTAGAGCAAATAGAAAAAGCTATTTTAAAGTCTGATTTAGGGTTAACTCCAAACAATGATGGTGAAGTTATCAGAATTAATATTCCTCAATTAACTGAAGAACGTAGAAAAGAATTTGTCCAGTTAGCTAAGACTAAATCTGAGGACAAAAGAATAGTAATCCGTGATATTCGTCGAGAAGCTAATGATGAACTAGAAGAATTAGAATCTAACGGTGATATTTCAGAAGATAATTATCATCGAGGACTAGATAATATTCAAGATTTAACAGATGAATATATTAATAAAATTGATGAATTATTAGCTAAAAAAGAGAGTGATATTTTAGAAATTTAAATATTACATCTGAGTAGGGTATGAGTGAGATGATCTTAATTGATTATGATCTAGTGATAATAAAAACCAATCCACCTTTTAAAAGTCTCATATTCCCAACTCAGAGATTGATTAGATAATAACGAATAGATGAAGAGCTAGTAGTTATTAATGGAAGAATAAGGGGAAGGAGGTGGATGGTTAAATGGCTTATAATATTACTGATGAATGTGTAGTATGTGGTGTATGTGCTGAAGAATGTCCACTAGAGGCTATTTCAGAAGGTGATGATCTGTATGTCATAGATGATGAACTCTGTTCAGATTGTGGAGTATGTGCGGATGAGTGCCCAGTAGAAGCTATTGAAGAATAAATTAAAGTTTATTATAAACCCCCTCTAAGAAGTAGAGGGGGTTATGTTGTAATTGATAGGAGGCAAAGTGATGTATCCAGGGCTTTTTAATTCGAGAAAAGAAATAGAGACATTAGATATAGAAGAACTACGAGATAGAGTTTTATCTAGGGATTTACCAGAACATATAGCTATTATCATGGATGGAAATGGGAGATGGGCAAAAAAAAGAGGACTTCCACGTAAAGCTGGACATAAAAATGGAGTAAGAAGATTAAAAGAAATTGTTAAAATTGTCAAAAAATTAGGGATAAAATATTTAACAGTCTTTGCTTTCTCTACAGAGAATTGGGAAAGGCCAGAAAAAGAAGTTAATTTTCTAATGAAACTTTTTAGTAGAACATTAGATAATGATGCTAAGGAATTACATGAGCAAGGAGTTAAGATTAGAGTATTAGGTAGACAGAAAGGTCTACCAACTGAGATTAAAAATAAGGTTGAAAATATTATAGAATTAACTAAAAGAAATCAAGCTTTAAATTTGAATATTGCTTTGAATTATGGAGGAAGAGCTGAGATTGTGGATGCTACCAAGGAATTAATTACTAAGGTTCAAGAGGAAGTATTAGATTTAGATGAGATAGATGAAAGAATATTGAGTAAAGAGTTATATACTAAAGATATTCCTGATCCCCAATTGTTAATTAGACCTAGTGGTGAGATGAGAATCAGTAATTTCTTATTGTGGCAATTGGCCTATACAGAGTTTTGGTTTACTTCTACACTTTGGCCTGACTTTAGTGAAGAAGACCTTTTATTAGCTATAGCTGATTACCAGAGTAGGGAAAGAAGATTTGGTGGTTTAAAAGATTAGAGAAAAAGACAGTAGGTGATATAAATTGTTAAACAAGAGAGTTATTAGTGCCATTATTGGGATTCCATTACTTATATTGATTTTACATATAGGGGGAATATTATTCTTATTAACTGTTTTATTGTTAGCTGCTTTAGGGTTAAATGAATTTTATAGATTGGCATCTGCTAAAGGTGTTAGGCCTAATAGATCTTTAGGACTACTTAGTGGTCTATTTTTGTTAACTGTTACATACTTAAATAGTAAACAGCTTTTGATATATTTTAAACCTGAATTAATTATAATTAGCATTTTATTTCTTTTATTATTGAATAATTTAGTTGGTGGTAAGGACCAAGATAAGTCAGCTCTTTTAGATACGGCTGTAACTATGTTAGGGATTCTATATGTTTGTGGATTATTACTTTATTTAATTTTAATTTATAATTTTAATTTAGATGGCATGCAGATAGGGAGAAAGCTAGTCTGGTTACCTATTTTGGCTACCTGGATGGCAGATACTGCTGCTTACTTTACTGGTCTTAATTTCGGTAAACATAAATTAGCTCCTAATATCAGTCCAAATAAGACAATTGAAGGTGCATTAGGTGGAATAGCTGGTAGTTTATTAATAGTTTTAATTTATGGGTCTTGGTTATCAATAGGGATCAAAGAAAGAATTGTTTTAGGGGTTTTGCTTGCTATAGTTTCCCAACTTGGTGATTTAGTAGAATCTGCTTTTAAAAGAGATGCCCAAATTAAGGATTCAGGAAATATAATTCCAGGACATGGGGGTATATTAGATAGGTTTGATAGTTTATTATTTACTTTACCATTAGTTTATTATTATTTTCAGTTTTTGGTCAAATGAATTTAGGGGTGAAATTAGATGAAGCCTGTTTATAAATTGGGTTTAGTGATTTTAGGAGTAGTATTATTAAGTGTTATCTTTTTTAAATATATTCTAGTCTATTTACTCCCTTTTGTAATAGCCTTTATTATTACTTCATTAATTGAGCCAATTATTAAATTACTACAGACAAAATTCAAATTAAGTAGAGGAATAGCTGTTGCTATTTGTTTAGGTATTATATTAATTATTATTATATTAGTAACTACTATATTTTTCTCTAGATTATTCATTGAGTTAAATAGGTTAGCAAATAATATTCCAGAGTTTAAAGTGTTAGGAGAGAAGATGGACTGGGTTGTAGAACAGAATCAAAATTTAAGTAAAATATTAACGGAATTAAAGTTACCACCAACAGTTAAGGATGTTATTACTCATAATTTACAAGAATTATATCAGCAATTAAGAGAAGTAATTAGAATAGGGGTTACTTCATTTTTAAATCTACTTAAGGGTTTACCTAGATTGATAACTGTTCTGTTAATTAGTTTAATTTCTACCTTTTTCATTAGCCGTGATAGAGAGTTGATTAATGAAGCTTTTTTAAAGGTAATCCCTAATGCATGGCAACAAAAAACTAGAAAATTAGAAGCTGAAATTATGGATGCAGCTGTTGGCTTTATACGAGCGGAGTTAATTTTGATATCGATAACTACTATATTGTCAATTAGTGGATTATTAATTTTAGGTAGTGATTATGCTATTACGTTAGGGCTTTTAGCTGGGATTTTGGATTTGATTCCAGTAATTGGACCTAGTCTAGTTTTCGGTCCTTTGGTTATCTATAGCTTGATAATAGGGCAATCTAGTTTTGGAATTGCTTTATTAGTTTTATATACTTTGATAGCGATAGTTAGACAATTAACAGAGGCTAAGATTATTGGAAAGAATATAGGTCTACATCCTTTAGCTACTTTAATTTCTATGTATGTAGGAGTGCAACTGTTAGGGATAAGTGGTTTTTTTATAGGCCCAGCAGTTTTAATTGTAGTTAAAGCAATAGCACGAGCTGGATTTATTTCTATTTTAATTGAATAATAAAATGGAGGATTGGTAATGAGAGCAATTACTATTTTAGGTTCTACAGGATCAATTGGCACACAAACTTTAGAAGTCATTAATGAACTAAAATTAAATTATGAGATTTTAGCTTTAACTGCTAATACAAATGTAGAGAAATTAGCGGCACAAGTTAAAGAGTTTGAACCTCAATTTGCAGTTCTAATGAATGAAGAAGCTGCAAAAGAGTTAAAATATGAATTATCAGATTTAGATACTAAAGTATTGGTAGGACAGGAAGGATTAATTGAAGTAGCAACTAGTGATGAAGTTGATTTAGTTATTAATTCAGTAGTAGGAGCAGCAGGATTATTCCCTACTTTAGAAGCTATTAAAGCTAAGAAGGATATAGGTTTAGCTAACAAAGAAACATTAGTAACCGCTGGAGAATTGGTAATGGCTAAAGCAAAAGAATATGGAGTAAGGATTCTTCCAATTGATAGTGAACATAACGCGATTTTTCAGGCATTAGATGGGGAAAATAGAGAGGATATTGAGAAATTAATTTTAACAGCATCTGGTGGTCCTTTTAGGGAGAGCACTGCTCAGGATTTAGCTAATGTAACTGTAGAAGAAGCTTTAAACCACCCAAATTGGGATATGGGGGGTAAGATTACTATAGATTCAGCAACTTTAATGAATAAAGGATTAGAAGTTATCGAGGCGAAATGGTTATTCGATATTGATTTTAGTGATATTGAAGTAGTAGTTCATCCACAAAGTATTGTCCATTCATTAGTACAGTTTAAGGATGCTTCAATTTTAGCAGAATTAGGGTTGCCTGATATGAAAGTACCGATTCAATATGTATTAACTTATCCGGAAAGAACAGAAAATAGATTAGAAAGATTAGACTTAGCTAAAATAGGTAGTTTAGATTTTGAAGCTCCTAATACAGAATTGTTTCCCTGTTTAGGTTATGCCTATAAAGCAGGTAAGACAGGAGGAACTTTACCTGCTGTATTGAATGCTGCTAATGAAATAGCAGTGGAGATGTTTTTAAATGGTGATTTAAGTTTTATAGAGATTCCTCAATTAATTAAAAAGGTTATGGATCAGCATCAAGTTGTTCAAAAACCAGGATTAGATGATATATTGGATGCCGACGAATGGGCTAGGGCTCAAAGTTGGAAGGAGGGTGAGAATCTTTGTTAACAACGATTATATCGTTTATAATTGTCATTAGTATTTTAGTTTTTGTTCATGAGTTTGGACATTTTATAGTTGCTAAAAAAACAGGGGTTTTAGTAGAGGAATTTGCAGTTGGAATGGGACCACAAATCATAGGTAAACAGAGAGGTGAAACACTTTATTCTATAAGGTTACTTCCTTTAGGTGGTTATTGCAAGATGACAGGTGAGTTCCCAGTGGATGATGAGGATGAGATAGAAGATGTTGAGCATTATCAACAAGCTTATGAAAATGAAAGATGTCTTTTTCAAAAATCTGTTTTTGAACGTGCTGCAGTTATATTTACAGGACCACTTATGAACTTTATTCTAGCTATGGTGGTATTTTCTTTGATTTTTGCAATATTTGGAGTACCAGTTTCAGGTTCTTCATCAACTGTAATTGGTACTATATTACCAGATAGACCAGCTCAAAAAGCAGGTTTACAAGCTAATGATAAAATTTTATCTGTAAATAAAGAAGGAGTAGATAATTGGTCAGAGTTAGCTAAAAAGATTAATAATCATCCTGGAGAAGAGCTTACTTTAACTGTTAAAAGAAATGGGAATATAGAAAAAATTAAAGTAACCCCAAAAAAGGATCCAAAGAGGGATGTAGGGTTAATAGGAATTGCACCAAGATTAATCAGAGAAAAAGTTGGCATCTTTACTTCAATCAAATATGGGTTTAAACAGACTATAGGAGTGACAGTCGGAATTATTAGTGGAGTTTGGCGAATGATTACTGGACAGATGGCTCCAGAGGTAGCTGGTCCGGTAAAGATTGCTCAAATAGTTGGTGATGCCGCTAAGGCTAGTATTTTAAAAGTTTTAAATTTAATGGCTATTTTAAGCGTGAATTTAGGAATTCTGAATTTATTACCTTTTCCTGCTTTAGATGGAGGACGTTTAGCATTCTTAGGAATTGAACTTATTCGTGGTAAAGAAATAGATCCAGAAAAAGAAGGATTTGTTCATTTTGTTGGTCTAGTACTTTTATTAGCATTGATGGTAGTTATTGTTTATAAAGATATCGTAAATATATTTTAAAATTTGAGGTGATTCTTGATGGCTAAGCAGAAGAAAAGAAAAGGGAGTAAATGGCTAGATCCTAATAAAGAGGGTAAAGGACATGGTCGTCGTTCTGAGAGATATTGTCAGCGTTGTGGTCAGACTGTAAAGGATGTTAGGATTTTAAAACATTCTAATCTTTGTGAGGATTGTGTCAGAGAATTAGAAAAGAAAAAAGAAGGAAAATATGCATGTAAAGGTTGTGGAAAAGTAGTACCTGAACAAGTTCAAGAGAATGATGGATATTGTAAAGATTGCTGTTGCCGAGTCTGTGGAAAACCGGATCCTGAATTTGCTAAAAAACATGGTTTTTGTGAATCATGTTTCGAATTAATGGGAACTAATTGTAAGGAATGTGGTAAAGAAGCAGAAGCTCAGGTTAGAAGAAATGATGGATATTGCGATGAATGTGCCGACAAAATGTGATAATTGTACTTGTAAGAAGGGAGGGGGATTATGTTAGAAGACCATGTTACTTTGGAAACTTTAATTACAGATAGTGTAGCTAGGAAGCATTTACCTAAAGGAGGTCTACGTCATGCTGTAATTACGGCAGAACATGCCTTTCAACTAGGTGAA
This genomic interval from Selenihalanaerobacter shriftii contains the following:
- the pyrH gene encoding UMP kinase, which codes for MPEAKFSRVIIKLSGEALSGNQEYGIDPQFINSIAKEVKEVLKTGVEIAIVVGGGNIFRGVAGSAKGMDRGTADYMGMLATVINSLALQDALEKLDIETRVQTAIAMRQVAEPYIRRKAMRHLEKGRVVIFAAGTGNPFFSTDTTAALRAAEISADAILMAKNVDGVYDSDPVKNPDAIKFKELNYIDVINRGLGVMDSTAVSLCMDNKIPIVVFGLKEMENIKKVVLGKEIGTFVR
- the frr gene encoding ribosome recycling factor — its product is MIQQVLNKTRKKMDQVIDATKKDFATIRTGRAKPSLVEGITVDYYGTQTPINQMAKVSAPEPRQLLVRPWDTNSLEQIEKAILKSDLGLTPNNDGEVIRINIPQLTEERRKEFVQLAKTKSEDKRIVIRDIRREANDELEELESNGDISEDNYHRGLDNIQDLTDEYINKIDELLAKKESDILEI
- a CDS encoding DUF362 domain-containing protein, which gives rise to MAYNITDECVVCGVCAEECPLEAISEGDDLYVIDDELCSDCGVCADECPVEAIEE
- a CDS encoding isoprenyl transferase; the protein is MIGGKVMYPGLFNSRKEIETLDIEELRDRVLSRDLPEHIAIIMDGNGRWAKKRGLPRKAGHKNGVRRLKEIVKIVKKLGIKYLTVFAFSTENWERPEKEVNFLMKLFSRTLDNDAKELHEQGVKIRVLGRQKGLPTEIKNKVENIIELTKRNQALNLNIALNYGGRAEIVDATKELITKVQEEVLDLDEIDERILSKELYTKDIPDPQLLIRPSGEMRISNFLLWQLAYTEFWFTSTLWPDFSEEDLLLAIADYQSRERRFGGLKD
- a CDS encoding phosphatidate cytidylyltransferase, encoding MLNKRVISAIIGIPLLILILHIGGILFLLTVLLLAALGLNEFYRLASAKGVRPNRSLGLLSGLFLLTVTYLNSKQLLIYFKPELIIISILFLLLLNNLVGGKDQDKSALLDTAVTMLGILYVCGLLLYLILIYNFNLDGMQIGRKLVWLPILATWMADTAAYFTGLNFGKHKLAPNISPNKTIEGALGGIAGSLLIVLIYGSWLSIGIKERIVLGVLLAIVSQLGDLVESAFKRDAQIKDSGNIIPGHGGILDRFDSLLFTLPLVYYYFQFLVK
- the ytvI gene encoding sporulation integral membrane protein YtvI, which codes for MKPVYKLGLVILGVVLLSVIFFKYILVYLLPFVIAFIITSLIEPIIKLLQTKFKLSRGIAVAICLGIILIIIILVTTIFFSRLFIELNRLANNIPEFKVLGEKMDWVVEQNQNLSKILTELKLPPTVKDVITHNLQELYQQLREVIRIGVTSFLNLLKGLPRLITVLLISLISTFFISRDRELINEAFLKVIPNAWQQKTRKLEAEIMDAAVGFIRAELILISITTILSISGLLILGSDYAITLGLLAGILDLIPVIGPSLVFGPLVIYSLIIGQSSFGIALLVLYTLIAIVRQLTEAKIIGKNIGLHPLATLISMYVGVQLLGISGFFIGPAVLIVVKAIARAGFISILIE
- a CDS encoding 1-deoxy-D-xylulose-5-phosphate reductoisomerase yields the protein MRAITILGSTGSIGTQTLEVINELKLNYEILALTANTNVEKLAAQVKEFEPQFAVLMNEEAAKELKYELSDLDTKVLVGQEGLIEVATSDEVDLVINSVVGAAGLFPTLEAIKAKKDIGLANKETLVTAGELVMAKAKEYGVRILPIDSEHNAIFQALDGENREDIEKLILTASGGPFRESTAQDLANVTVEEALNHPNWDMGGKITIDSATLMNKGLEVIEAKWLFDIDFSDIEVVVHPQSIVHSLVQFKDASILAELGLPDMKVPIQYVLTYPERTENRLERLDLAKIGSLDFEAPNTELFPCLGYAYKAGKTGGTLPAVLNAANEIAVEMFLNGDLSFIEIPQLIKKVMDQHQVVQKPGLDDILDADEWARAQSWKEGENLC
- the rseP gene encoding RIP metalloprotease RseP; its protein translation is MLTTIISFIIVISILVFVHEFGHFIVAKKTGVLVEEFAVGMGPQIIGKQRGETLYSIRLLPLGGYCKMTGEFPVDDEDEIEDVEHYQQAYENERCLFQKSVFERAAVIFTGPLMNFILAMVVFSLIFAIFGVPVSGSSSTVIGTILPDRPAQKAGLQANDKILSVNKEGVDNWSELAKKINNHPGEELTLTVKRNGNIEKIKVTPKKDPKRDVGLIGIAPRLIREKVGIFTSIKYGFKQTIGVTVGIISGVWRMITGQMAPEVAGPVKIAQIVGDAAKASILKVLNLMAILSVNLGILNLLPFPALDGGRLAFLGIELIRGKEIDPEKEGFVHFVGLVLLLALMVVIVYKDIVNIF